Proteins encoded within one genomic window of Alcanivorax sp. REN37:
- a CDS encoding acetyl/propionyl/methylcrotonyl-CoA carboxylase subunit alpha, which yields MIRRVLIANRGEIACRVMRTCRALAIETVAVYSEADADLPHVRLADQAVCVGPAPARESYLDIERILAAARATGADAVHPGYGFLSENAAFAEACEAAGLVFIGPTGHAIRVMGDKAAARQLMAESGVPVLPGFDREGASDDELRAAAENVGYPLLIKAVAGGGGKGMRIVEKAAAFDEALAAARREARAAFNDDRVLLERYLARARHVEVQVFADTLGNTVHLFERDCSVQRRHQKIIEEAPAPGVSDALRAALGAAAVKAAEAINYRGAGTVEFLLAEDQQFYFMEMNTRLQVEHPVTELITGEDLVAWQLTVAQGQPLPKRQEQLQLSGHAMEIRFYAEDPDNQFLPSSGLLSHVRWPQRPGVRVDTGFEAGNRVSDFYDPMLAKVIAVGADRNQARLQLAQALRETEVAGIQHNLGFLARVLEHPTFAAGELSTRFLDDHAITTGLDPAQHHLRLLAAACHALAAPSDSADPWARLQGWRPQGHRQDLVVLVDQEQEYSVRLRQDDNGLALSVDGGDWLLARADTDRGAFQLGDQSGQFSAARDGEQLYLFDQGFVLRWLVNPVRTGEQGQAGRGFAAPMNGTLVANHVAPGSHVKAGDAVVTMEAMKMEHTLRAPTDGQVLELPFSAGDAVSEGALLATFVADGE from the coding sequence ATGATCCGTCGAGTGCTGATTGCCAACCGTGGCGAAATTGCCTGCCGGGTGATGCGCACCTGCCGGGCGCTGGCGATTGAAACCGTCGCCGTCTACTCCGAAGCCGATGCCGACCTGCCCCACGTGCGGCTGGCCGATCAAGCGGTCTGCGTCGGCCCGGCGCCGGCACGCGAAAGCTATCTGGACATCGAGCGCATCCTGGCCGCGGCGCGTGCTACCGGCGCCGATGCGGTCCATCCCGGTTACGGCTTCCTGTCCGAGAACGCTGCCTTCGCCGAAGCCTGCGAAGCGGCCGGGCTGGTCTTCATCGGCCCCACCGGCCATGCCATCCGGGTGATGGGCGACAAGGCCGCCGCACGCCAGCTGATGGCCGAGAGCGGCGTGCCGGTGCTGCCCGGTTTCGACCGCGAAGGCGCCAGCGACGATGAGCTGCGCGCCGCCGCCGAAAACGTCGGCTACCCGCTGTTGATCAAGGCGGTGGCCGGCGGTGGCGGCAAAGGCATGCGTATCGTTGAAAAAGCAGCGGCGTTTGACGAAGCGCTTGCCGCCGCGCGCCGCGAAGCACGCGCCGCGTTCAATGATGACCGCGTGCTACTGGAGCGCTACCTGGCCCGTGCCCGCCACGTGGAAGTGCAGGTGTTCGCTGACACCCTCGGCAACACCGTGCACCTGTTCGAGCGCGACTGCTCAGTGCAGCGTCGCCACCAGAAAATCATTGAAGAAGCGCCGGCTCCCGGTGTCAGCGACGCACTGCGCGCCGCGCTCGGCGCCGCCGCGGTGAAAGCCGCCGAGGCGATCAACTACCGCGGCGCCGGCACAGTGGAATTTCTGCTCGCCGAAGACCAGCAGTTCTACTTCATGGAAATGAACACCCGACTGCAGGTAGAGCACCCGGTCACCGAACTGATCACCGGCGAAGACCTAGTGGCCTGGCAGCTCACCGTGGCGCAGGGACAGCCGTTGCCGAAGCGTCAGGAGCAACTGCAGTTGAGCGGCCACGCCATGGAAATCCGTTTCTATGCCGAAGACCCTGACAACCAGTTCCTGCCCTCTTCCGGTCTGCTCAGCCATGTGCGCTGGCCGCAACGCCCCGGCGTGCGCGTCGACACCGGCTTTGAAGCCGGCAACCGGGTCAGTGATTTCTACGACCCGATGCTGGCCAAGGTGATTGCGGTCGGTGCTGACCGCAACCAAGCGCGACTGCAATTGGCGCAGGCGCTGCGGGAAACCGAAGTCGCCGGCATTCAGCACAACCTTGGTTTCCTGGCACGGGTACTGGAGCATCCGACGTTCGCGGCCGGCGAGCTGTCCACCCGCTTCCTCGACGACCACGCCATCACCACCGGCCTCGACCCGGCCCAGCACCACTTGCGCCTGCTGGCGGCCGCCTGTCACGCACTGGCGGCGCCGTCCGACAGCGCCGATCCGTGGGCACGCTTGCAGGGCTGGCGCCCGCAGGGTCATCGCCAGGACCTGGTGGTGTTGGTGGACCAGGAACAGGAATACAGCGTCCGTTTGCGCCAAGACGACAACGGTCTGGCGCTGTCGGTAGACGGCGGCGACTGGCTGCTGGCCCGCGCCGACACCGACCGTGGCGCCTTCCAATTGGGTGACCAGAGCGGTCAGTTCAGCGCCGCCCGTGACGGGGAGCAGTTGTATCTGTTCGACCAAGGCTTCGTGCTGCGCTGGTTGGTCAACCCGGTGCGCACCGGTGAACAGGGCCAGGCTGGCCGTGGTTTTGCCGCGCCGATGAACGGCACCTTGGTGGCCAATCACGTGGCCCCGGGCAGCCATGTCAAAGCCGGCGATGCGGTGGTGACCATGGAAGCCATGAAGATGGAGCACACGCTGCGCGCACCGACTGACGGCCAGGTGCTGGAGCTGCCCTTCAGCGCCGGCGATGCTGTGTCTGAAGGCGCCCTGCTGGCCACCTTCGTTGCTGACGGCGAATAA